One genomic window of Cupriavidus oxalaticus includes the following:
- the rnk gene encoding nucleoside diphosphate kinase regulator, whose translation MKATKKQSAKTTRSTQVATPSLYLTELDVTRLERIASRAGSTQLEDMLDSLLARATIVAPDEIPTDVVTMNSRLVCTLPGDPSPRNWTLVYPDAADFDAGRLSVLSPVGQALLGARAGQTVGYRLPDGREQQVTIGEIAFQPEASGQYTL comes from the coding sequence ATGAAGGCCACCAAGAAGCAATCCGCCAAAACTACACGATCCACTCAGGTGGCGACCCCGTCGCTGTACCTGACCGAGCTCGACGTCACGCGCCTTGAGCGCATCGCCAGCCGCGCCGGCTCGACCCAGCTCGAAGACATGCTCGACAGCCTGCTGGCGCGCGCCACGATCGTTGCGCCTGACGAAATCCCGACCGATGTGGTCACCATGAACTCGCGCCTGGTGTGCACGCTGCCTGGCGATCCGTCGCCGCGCAACTGGACGCTGGTCTACCCGGATGCGGCCGATTTCGACGCCGGCCGGCTGTCGGTGCTGTCGCCGGTGGGCCAGGCGTTGCTGGGCGCACGTGCCGGCCAGACCGTCGGCTACCGCCTGCCGGACGGCCGTGAGCAGCAGGTGACGATCGGCGAGATCGCTTTCCAGCCGGAAGCCAGCGGCCAGTACACGCTCTGA
- a CDS encoding Cd(II)/Pb(II)-responsive transcriptional regulator gives MRIGELSRTSGCDVETIRYYEREGLLDAPRREANGYRRYDDGHLVQLNFVRHCRSLGMSLSDVRRLREFERNPSQDCDDINTLLDRQIAQIHAQRVALEALEGQLRALRETCHHHHHQPASECGILQNLQQAAAGAACECHPGAHDSADDSGHAANG, from the coding sequence ATGCGTATCGGCGAGCTTTCCCGTACCAGCGGCTGCGATGTCGAGACCATCCGCTATTACGAACGCGAGGGGCTGCTCGACGCCCCGCGGCGCGAGGCCAACGGCTACCGGCGCTATGACGACGGCCACCTGGTGCAGTTGAACTTCGTGCGCCATTGCCGCTCGCTCGGCATGAGCCTGTCGGACGTGCGCAGGCTGCGCGAGTTCGAGCGCAACCCGTCGCAGGATTGTGACGACATCAACACGCTGCTGGACCGCCAGATCGCGCAGATCCATGCGCAGCGGGTGGCGCTCGAAGCGCTGGAAGGGCAGTTGCGCGCACTGCGCGAAACCTGCCACCATCACCACCACCAGCCCGCCAGCGAATGCGGCATCCTGCAGAACCTGCAGCAGGCCGCCGCCGGGGCCGCCTGTGAATGCCATCCTGGCGCGCACGATAGCGCCGACGATAGCGGGCATGCCGCCAATGGGTGA
- the htpX gene encoding protease HtpX gives MKRVLLFLATNIAVMIVLSITASVLGVNRFLTANGLNLGMLLAFAALMGFGGSFISLLMSKTIAKWSTGAQVITHPSTSTELWLVQTVEKLAQRAGLPMPEVAIYDGEPNAFATGATKNSSLVAVSTGLLQSMSHEEVEAVLAHEVAHVANGDMVTLTLIQGVVNTFVIFLARVVGYFVDSMLRKNDEESSGPGIGYMVTVIVCEIVFGILASIIVAWFSRQREFRADAGASGLMGSPTPMVSALRRLGGLEPDGLPQNMQAMGIAGGKSWMALFSSHPPIEERIAALQSAR, from the coding sequence ATGAAACGCGTACTGCTTTTCCTGGCGACCAACATCGCCGTCATGATCGTCCTCAGCATCACCGCCAGCGTGCTCGGCGTGAACCGCTTCCTGACCGCCAACGGCCTGAACCTGGGCATGCTGCTGGCCTTTGCGGCGCTGATGGGTTTTGGCGGCTCGTTTATCTCGCTGCTGATGTCCAAGACCATCGCCAAGTGGTCCACCGGCGCGCAGGTCATCACCCACCCGAGCACCAGCACCGAGCTGTGGCTGGTGCAGACGGTGGAAAAGCTGGCGCAGCGCGCCGGCCTGCCCATGCCCGAGGTGGCAATCTACGACGGCGAACCCAACGCCTTCGCCACCGGCGCAACCAAGAACAGCTCGCTGGTGGCGGTGTCCACCGGTCTGCTGCAATCGATGTCGCACGAGGAAGTGGAGGCGGTGCTGGCGCACGAGGTCGCGCACGTGGCCAACGGCGACATGGTCACGCTGACGCTGATCCAGGGCGTGGTCAACACCTTCGTCATCTTCCTGGCGCGCGTGGTCGGCTACTTCGTCGATTCGATGCTGCGCAAGAACGACGAAGAATCGAGCGGCCCCGGCATCGGCTACATGGTGACCGTGATCGTCTGCGAGATCGTGTTCGGCATCCTGGCCAGCATCATCGTGGCGTGGTTCTCGCGCCAGCGCGAATTCCGCGCCGATGCCGGCGCATCGGGCCTGATGGGTTCGCCCACGCCGATGGTCTCGGCGTTGCGCCGCCTGGGCGGCCTGGAGCCGGACGGACTGCCGCAGAACATGCAGGCCATGGGCATTGCCGGCGGCAAGTCGTGGATGGCGCTGTTCTCCAGCCATCCGCCGATCGAGGAACGCATTGCCGCGCTACAGTCGGCCCGCTGA
- the arfB gene encoding alternative ribosome rescue aminoacyl-tRNA hydrolase ArfB: MVDELVIPHHEYLITAIRAQGAGGQNINKVSNAVHLRYDVRDSSLPPDHKERLLALHDHRITRDGVVVIKAQQFRSLEQNRDEAVRRLHELVRSVATPPRVRRATRPTLASRRRRLEGKSQRSQVKALRGRVLD; the protein is encoded by the coding sequence ATGGTCGACGAGCTAGTCATTCCCCACCACGAATACCTGATCACCGCGATCCGCGCGCAAGGCGCGGGCGGCCAGAATATCAACAAGGTATCCAACGCCGTGCACCTGCGTTACGACGTGCGGGACTCTTCGCTGCCGCCCGACCATAAGGAACGCCTTCTGGCCCTGCACGATCACCGCATCACGCGCGACGGCGTGGTGGTGATCAAGGCGCAGCAATTCCGCAGCCTCGAGCAGAACCGCGACGAAGCGGTGCGGCGCCTGCATGAACTGGTGCGCAGCGTGGCTACGCCGCCGCGCGTGCGGCGCGCCACGCGTCCGACGCTGGCATCGCGCCGGCGCAGGCTGGAAGGCAAGAGCCAGCGCAGCCAGGTCAAGGCGCTGCGCGGCAGGGTGCTCGACTAG
- a CDS encoding MipA/OmpV family protein → MVISTSLPRWLRGALAGIALAVAAHPGEAAPVSLPGSLPNMVGLGVGSTTEFAGGKDRMIGVVPGVRYVTPGGRLLEWYGPYAQFNFGGLTGFQWGPAVGLRLGRNNVDDPVVAQVHEIDTTVEAGGYIGYEYLNPGRVPWRLRGGINVMTNAGIVYGGSRVTATGTFWMPLHQRIYAGMGLGATWVSGSFNRTYFGVTPADSAASGLPVYSPGGGLEQFTGWLAMIYQFDKHWYGGAMVYAQRLAGDAADSPIVTQRGTRNQVTYGIGLAYSWR, encoded by the coding sequence ATGGTTATCTCGACAAGCCTCCCGCGCTGGCTGCGCGGCGCGTTGGCCGGCATTGCGCTGGCCGTGGCCGCGCACCCCGGCGAGGCCGCGCCGGTCAGCCTGCCAGGATCGCTGCCGAACATGGTCGGCCTCGGCGTCGGCTCTACCACCGAGTTCGCCGGCGGCAAGGACCGCATGATCGGCGTGGTGCCCGGCGTGCGCTACGTGACCCCGGGCGGCCGCCTGCTGGAATGGTATGGGCCGTATGCACAGTTCAATTTCGGCGGCCTGACGGGATTCCAGTGGGGGCCGGCGGTAGGGCTGCGGCTGGGCCGCAACAATGTCGACGATCCGGTGGTGGCGCAGGTGCACGAGATCGACACCACGGTGGAGGCGGGCGGGTACATCGGCTATGAATACCTGAACCCTGGCCGCGTCCCGTGGCGGCTGCGCGGCGGCATCAACGTGATGACCAATGCCGGCATCGTTTACGGCGGCAGCCGCGTCACCGCCACCGGCACCTTCTGGATGCCGCTGCACCAGCGCATCTACGCGGGCATGGGCCTGGGCGCGACCTGGGTCAGCGGCAGCTTCAACCGTACCTACTTCGGCGTAACGCCGGCGGATTCGGCAGCCAGCGGCCTGCCCGTCTACAGCCCGGGCGGCGGGCTGGAGCAGTTTACGGGCTGGCTGGCGATGATCTACCAGTTCGACAAGCACTGGTATGGCGGCGCGATGGTCTACGCGCAGCGGCTGGCCGGCGACGCGGCCGACAGCCCGATCGTCACGCAGCGCGGCACGCGCAACCAGGTTACCTATGGCATTGGCCTGGCTTATTCGTGGCGCTAG
- a CDS encoding c-type cytochrome: MSDVHNEHHEHESPIKTPKQLIAVVVAAFLVPILVIVLLVNFVGHGSTESAGTATTAEAVNDRIKPVASLEIKDPNAPRVFKTGEQVYKEICAACHATGAAGAPKYGTAGDWSARIGQGFDGLMKSVLGGKGAMPPRAGSTPDDYTDYELARAVVYMADAGGAKFPEPPAPAAAAPTTAAAPEAAAAAAAPAPAAPAAAAPAAAAAAPAAASADVGKKVYDQVCAACHAAGVAGAPKFGDKAAWAPRLKEGMDAVHNYALKGKGVMPPKGGYAGPDADVIAASDYMANAAK, from the coding sequence ATGAGCGACGTCCACAACGAACACCACGAACACGAGTCTCCCATCAAGACCCCCAAGCAGCTGATCGCTGTGGTGGTCGCGGCTTTCCTGGTACCGATCCTCGTGATCGTCCTCCTGGTCAACTTTGTGGGACACGGCTCCACTGAAAGTGCCGGCACTGCCACCACCGCGGAAGCCGTCAACGACCGCATCAAGCCGGTCGCGTCGCTCGAAATCAAGGACCCCAATGCACCGCGCGTGTTCAAGACCGGCGAACAGGTCTACAAGGAAATCTGCGCGGCCTGCCACGCCACTGGCGCGGCGGGAGCGCCCAAGTATGGTACTGCCGGCGACTGGAGCGCGCGTATCGGCCAGGGCTTTGACGGCCTGATGAAGTCGGTGCTGGGCGGCAAGGGCGCAATGCCGCCGCGCGCCGGCAGCACGCCTGACGACTACACCGATTACGAACTGGCCCGCGCCGTGGTCTACATGGCCGACGCCGGTGGCGCGAAGTTCCCCGAGCCGCCGGCACCGGCTGCCGCTGCCCCGACGACCGCTGCGGCGCCGGAAGCCGCTGCGGCTGCTGCTGCGCCCGCACCGGCCGCACCCGCTGCTGCGGCTCCGGCAGCCGCTGCCGCGGCGCCAGCCGCAGCGTCGGCCGACGTCGGCAAGAAGGTCTATGACCAGGTCTGCGCCGCCTGCCACGCCGCCGGCGTGGCAGGTGCGCCCAAGTTTGGCGACAAGGCCGCCTGGGCGCCGCGCCTGAAGGAAGGCATGGACGCGGTCCACAACTACGCACTGAAGGGCAAGGGTGTGATGCCGCCCAAGGGTGGCTACGCCGGCCCGGACGCCGACGTGATCGCCGCGTCGGACTACATGGCGAACGCAGCCAAGTAA
- the hemN gene encoding oxygen-independent coproporphyrinogen III oxidase: protein MNPLAMTTLAPDRRALSDFRALAGRIDGNGPRYTSYPTADRFRNGPDLSLYHDALAACRADAPAPLSLYLHIPFCENICYYCGCNKIITRDHGRSARYVTYLGREMALLAARLGTRRRVLQSHWGGGTPTFLDPEEMRRVMALLHEHFELPPDGEHSIEIDPRRVDDARMALLAELGFNRVSLGVQDFDPEVQQAIHRIQSYEETRAVVDAARRLGFRSVSLDLIYGLPHQTAARFGRTIDQVLALRPDRLSVYSYAHLPHVFKPQRRIDESALPPAGEKLDILVSTIERLTAEGYVYIGMDHFALPDDDLAVAQREGRLQRNFQGYSTHAGYDQLGLGVSAIGAVAGRYVQNARTLDEYYGALDQERLPLARGVEMTADDHLRRELIGALMCNGVLDIPALERRHGIDFGTDFAPELADLATLAADGLVQVQPARITVTPLGRLLVRRVAMAFDRYLRDDAARVAVAGPESEGTRRSANDGAQPIRIVPRARYSRVV from the coding sequence ATGAACCCGCTTGCCATGACTACCCTTGCGCCCGACCGCCGCGCGCTGTCGGACTTTCGCGCTCTCGCCGGCCGCATCGACGGCAACGGCCCGCGCTACACCTCCTACCCGACTGCCGACCGCTTCAGGAACGGCCCGGACCTGTCGCTGTACCACGACGCCCTGGCCGCCTGCCGTGCCGATGCGCCCGCGCCGTTGTCGCTCTACCTGCATATCCCGTTCTGCGAGAACATCTGCTACTACTGCGGCTGCAACAAGATCATCACGCGCGACCACGGCCGCAGCGCCCGCTACGTCACCTACCTGGGCCGCGAGATGGCGCTGCTGGCCGCGCGGCTCGGCACGCGCCGGCGCGTGCTCCAGTCGCACTGGGGCGGCGGCACGCCGACCTTCCTGGATCCCGAAGAAATGCGCCGCGTGATGGCGCTGCTGCACGAGCATTTCGAACTGCCGCCCGATGGCGAGCATTCGATCGAGATCGACCCGCGCCGCGTCGATGACGCGCGCATGGCGCTGCTGGCCGAACTTGGGTTCAACCGCGTCAGCCTGGGCGTGCAGGATTTCGATCCCGAGGTGCAGCAGGCCATCCACCGGATCCAGTCGTACGAAGAGACCCGTGCCGTGGTCGACGCCGCGCGCCGGCTGGGCTTCCGCTCGGTCAGCCTCGACCTGATCTACGGCCTGCCGCACCAGACTGCCGCACGCTTTGGCCGCACCATCGACCAGGTGCTGGCGCTGCGGCCCGACCGCCTTTCGGTCTACAGCTATGCGCACCTGCCGCATGTGTTCAAGCCACAGCGGCGCATCGACGAAAGCGCGCTGCCGCCTGCCGGCGAGAAGCTCGACATCCTGGTCTCCACCATCGAACGCCTGACCGCCGAGGGCTACGTCTATATCGGCATGGACCACTTCGCGCTGCCCGATGACGACCTCGCCGTGGCGCAGCGCGAAGGCCGGCTGCAGCGCAACTTCCAGGGCTACTCCACGCACGCCGGCTACGACCAGCTCGGCCTCGGCGTCTCGGCGATCGGCGCGGTGGCGGGCCGCTACGTGCAGAACGCCCGCACGCTGGACGAGTACTACGGCGCGCTGGACCAGGAGCGCCTGCCGCTGGCGCGCGGGGTGGAGATGACCGCCGACGATCATCTGCGCCGCGAACTGATCGGCGCGCTGATGTGCAACGGCGTGCTGGATATCCCCGCGCTGGAGCGGCGCCACGGCATTGACTTCGGCACCGATTTCGCGCCCGAACTGGCCGACCTTGCCACCCTGGCGGCCGACGGGCTGGTGCAGGTCCAGCCAGCCCGCATCACGGTCACGCCGCTGGGACGCCTGCTGGTGCGGCGCGTGGCGATGGCGTTCGACCGCTACCTGCGCGACGATGCCGCACGCGTGGCGGTCGCCGGGCCCGAAAGCGAAGGCACTCGCCGGTCCGCCAACGACGGCGCGCAACCGATCCGCATCGTGCCGCGGGCGCGCTACTCGCGCGTCGTGTAA
- a CDS encoding ABC transporter substrate-binding protein, giving the protein MPIPDTLPPSLPYLPLRRRLLAAGAAALALPNAPLLAQSPARRTVVVGHLIDRGSAQADLARDYLAGAKVLFDAVNAANGPVRIAHVVRNADPDPRRAVAQAVALADSEHAELLFGAGDRLLPALASSAELVRRGVQIVAPLSGLALAADNVWFTRADYQAELDAAVRQLRSYGLSAIALAVAPDFATPSLARLEAQTGTRAVPLDPKADPGADAAARRIAAARPGAVIVAGDTLAYAGLGRALAAQGWYGFLVGLSSVSATAAREILGTGYAGGMVLTQVAPGPQQATLRVVREHVARMKQYLDEPPSSATLAGYIGAAWLARALAGVRAGGAAELRRALQGRVDVGDFTLDFSHGQRGSQYVTLAVSGAR; this is encoded by the coding sequence ATGCCGATCCCGGACACCCTGCCCCCTTCCCTGCCGTACCTACCGCTGCGCCGACGCCTGCTGGCGGCCGGCGCAGCGGCCCTGGCGCTGCCCAATGCCCCGCTGCTGGCCCAGTCTCCCGCGCGCCGCACCGTGGTGGTGGGCCACCTGATCGACCGCGGTAGTGCGCAGGCGGACCTGGCGCGCGACTACCTGGCCGGCGCCAAGGTGCTGTTCGACGCGGTCAATGCCGCCAACGGCCCGGTACGGATCGCCCACGTGGTGCGCAACGCCGATCCCGATCCGCGCCGCGCGGTGGCCCAGGCGGTGGCGCTGGCCGACAGCGAGCACGCCGAGCTGCTGTTCGGCGCCGGCGACCGTCTCCTGCCGGCGCTGGCGTCATCGGCCGAGCTGGTCCGGCGCGGCGTGCAGATTGTGGCGCCGCTGTCGGGCCTGGCATTGGCAGCGGACAACGTCTGGTTCACCCGCGCCGACTACCAGGCCGAACTCGACGCGGCAGTGCGGCAGTTGCGCAGCTATGGCCTGAGCGCGATCGCGCTGGCGGTGGCGCCGGACTTCGCCACGCCATCGCTGGCCCGGCTGGAGGCGCAGACCGGCACGCGCGCGGTGCCGCTCGATCCCAAAGCCGACCCGGGTGCCGACGCTGCGGCACGCCGCATTGCAGCCGCCCGCCCCGGCGCCGTGATCGTCGCGGGCGATACGCTGGCCTATGCCGGACTGGGCCGCGCACTGGCGGCGCAGGGCTGGTATGGCTTCCTGGTCGGCCTGTCGTCGGTCAGTGCCACGGCCGCGCGCGAGATCCTGGGTACCGGCTACGCCGGCGGCATGGTGCTGACCCAGGTCGCGCCCGGCCCGCAGCAGGCCACGCTGCGCGTGGTCAGGGAACACGTAGCGCGCATGAAGCAATACCTGGATGAGCCGCCGTCCTCGGCGACGCTGGCCGGCTATATCGGCGCCGCATGGCTGGCACGGGCGCTGGCCGGCGTGCGCGCCGGCGGTGCCGCCGAGCTGCGCCGCGCACTGCAAGGCCGTGTCGACGTGGGGGACTTTACCCTCGACTTCAGCCACGGCCAGCGCGGCTCGCAGTACGTCACGCTGGCGGTGTCAGGCGCGCGGTAG
- a CDS encoding sensor histidine kinase, translating into MLALLQAVVDDAADSGHEVALSGQAQQLLAWPSELRRAVVNLVENARRYGGAASIVLTDSPARVLIDICDDGPGIPEDQLARVMEPFYRLESSRSRATGGVGMGLSIAADIAARHGGELVLSNRPEGGLRAPVATARLTPPA; encoded by the coding sequence GTGCTCGCCCTGCTGCAGGCGGTGGTCGACGACGCCGCCGACAGCGGCCACGAGGTCGCGCTCAGCGGCCAGGCGCAGCAGCTGCTGGCGTGGCCGTCGGAGCTGCGGCGCGCGGTGGTCAACCTGGTCGAGAATGCGCGGCGCTATGGCGGCGCGGCCAGCATCGTGCTGACCGACAGCCCGGCGCGGGTGCTGATCGATATCTGCGACGATGGCCCCGGCATTCCGGAAGACCAGCTGGCGCGCGTGATGGAGCCGTTCTACCGGCTCGAATCGTCGCGCAGCCGCGCCACCGGCGGGGTCGGCATGGGTTTGTCGATCGCTGCCGATATCGCCGCGCGGCATGGCGGCGAGCTGGTCTTGTCCAACCGTCCCGAAGGCGGCCTGCGCGCGCCTGTCGCTACCGCGCGCCTGACACCGCCAGCGTGA
- a CDS encoding UvrD-helicase domain-containing protein, which translates to MSHGLNTAQSEAVRYLDGPCLVLAGAGSGKTRVITQKIAHLIEDKGFEPRHIAAVTFTNKAAKEMQERIGKLMEGKTTREGKRIPLKQLTVCTFHSLGVQILRMEAEHVGLKPQFSIMDSDDCFGLIQEQLGTTDKKLIRGVQSTISLWKNGMVDPEAAIAQAANADEHQAALVYRNYVATLNAYQAVDFDDLIRLPAELFARNEAVQLKWQNRLRYFLVDEYQDTNACQYQLLKLLAGGSHLRAPAFTAVGDDDQAIYGWRGATLDNLRGLQTDFPDLKVIKLEQNYRSTVRILEAANAVIANNPKLFDKKLWSEHGMGDPIAIHPMNDEEHEAESVVFRLSAHKFERRAQFRDYAILYRGNHQARLFEQILRRERIPYVLSGGQSFFDKAEIKDICAYLRLIANPDDDPAFIRAITTPRRGVGNTTLEVLGTFAGQAKVSLFEAAMMGGIEGKLQPRQLEPLRVFCESMVRLADRAAKDPATEVLDDLMAGIHYEAYLYDSFDERQAQSRWTNTLEFLEWLKRKGTKPEAAEGEEATGYDNADGFGSEGKNLLELTQTVALMSMLEGREEDPDAVRLSTLHASKGLEYPHVFLVGVEEGILPHCREDDDMTDEKIEEERRLMYVGITRAQRSLQISWCKKRKRARETYSCQPSRFIGEMKLEEAPAPKDETPAMSPKDRLGALKALLGGPGKTAAG; encoded by the coding sequence ATGAGCCACGGCCTCAACACCGCCCAATCTGAAGCCGTCCGCTATCTGGACGGACCCTGCCTCGTCCTTGCCGGGGCGGGCTCGGGCAAGACCCGCGTGATCACGCAGAAGATCGCGCACCTGATCGAAGACAAGGGCTTCGAGCCGCGCCATATCGCTGCCGTCACCTTCACCAACAAGGCTGCCAAGGAGATGCAGGAACGCATCGGCAAGCTGATGGAAGGCAAGACCACGCGCGAGGGCAAGCGCATCCCGCTCAAGCAGCTCACAGTCTGTACCTTCCACTCGCTGGGCGTGCAGATTCTGCGCATGGAGGCGGAACACGTCGGCCTGAAGCCGCAGTTCTCGATCATGGATTCGGACGACTGCTTCGGCCTGATCCAGGAGCAGCTCGGCACCACCGACAAGAAGCTGATCCGCGGCGTGCAGAGCACGATCTCGCTGTGGAAGAACGGCATGGTCGACCCCGAGGCCGCGATCGCGCAGGCAGCCAATGCCGACGAGCACCAGGCCGCGCTGGTCTACCGCAACTACGTCGCCACGCTGAACGCGTACCAGGCGGTGGATTTCGACGACCTGATCCGCTTGCCCGCGGAACTGTTCGCGCGCAACGAAGCGGTACAGCTCAAGTGGCAGAACCGGCTGCGCTACTTCCTGGTCGACGAGTACCAGGACACCAACGCCTGCCAGTACCAGCTGCTCAAGCTGCTGGCGGGGGGCTCGCACCTGCGCGCGCCGGCCTTTACCGCGGTGGGCGACGACGACCAGGCCATCTACGGCTGGCGCGGCGCCACGCTGGACAACCTGCGCGGGCTGCAGACCGACTTCCCCGACCTCAAGGTGATCAAGCTGGAGCAGAACTACCGCTCCACCGTGCGCATCCTGGAAGCGGCCAACGCGGTCATCGCCAACAATCCCAAGCTCTTCGACAAGAAGCTGTGGAGCGAGCACGGCATGGGCGATCCCATCGCCATCCACCCGATGAACGACGAGGAGCACGAGGCGGAGTCGGTGGTGTTCCGCCTGTCGGCGCACAAGTTCGAGCGCCGCGCGCAGTTCCGCGACTACGCCATCCTGTACCGCGGCAACCACCAGGCGCGGCTGTTCGAGCAGATCCTGCGGCGCGAGCGCATTCCCTATGTGCTGTCGGGTGGCCAGAGCTTCTTCGACAAGGCCGAGATCAAGGACATCTGCGCCTACCTGCGCCTGATCGCCAATCCCGACGACGATCCCGCCTTTATCCGCGCGATCACCACGCCGCGCCGCGGCGTCGGCAATACCACGCTCGAAGTGCTGGGCACGTTTGCCGGGCAGGCCAAGGTGTCGTTGTTCGAGGCGGCGATGATGGGCGGCATCGAGGGCAAGCTGCAGCCGCGCCAGCTGGAGCCGCTGCGCGTGTTCTGCGAATCGATGGTGCGGCTGGCCGACCGCGCGGCCAAAGATCCGGCCACCGAAGTGCTCGACGACCTGATGGCCGGCATCCACTACGAGGCATACCTGTACGACAGCTTCGACGAGCGCCAGGCGCAGTCGCGCTGGACCAACACGCTGGAGTTCCTCGAATGGCTCAAGCGCAAGGGCACCAAGCCGGAAGCGGCCGAGGGCGAGGAAGCCACCGGCTATGACAACGCCGACGGCTTCGGCAGCGAAGGCAAGAACCTGCTTGAGCTGACGCAGACCGTGGCGCTGATGAGCATGCTCGAAGGGCGCGAGGAAGATCCCGACGCCGTGCGGCTGTCCACGCTGCACGCCTCCAAGGGGCTGGAATATCCGCACGTGTTCCTGGTCGGCGTGGAAGAGGGCATCCTGCCCCACTGCCGCGAAGACGACGACATGACCGACGAGAAGATCGAGGAAGAGCGCCGGCTGATGTACGTCGGCATCACGCGCGCGCAGCGCAGCCTGCAGATCAGCTGGTGCAAGAAGCGCAAGCGCGCGCGCGAGACGTACTCTTGCCAGCCGTCGCGCTTTATCGGCGAGATGAAGCTGGAAGAAGCGCCGGCACCCAAGGACGAAACTCCGGCGATGAGCCCCAAGGACCGGCTCGGCGCGCTCAAGGCGCTGCTCGGCGGCCCAGGCAAGACAGCGGCAGGCTGA
- a CDS encoding glycine zipper 2TM domain-containing protein yields the protein MKMIRAFSKATMAGIAVAALATGCADMTPKQRNTVIGAGVGAAGGAALTHGSAAGTLGGAALGGVVGNVMTDDHRR from the coding sequence ATGAAAATGATACGAGCCTTTTCCAAAGCGACGATGGCCGGCATAGCCGTTGCGGCCCTGGCCACCGGCTGTGCCGACATGACACCGAAGCAGCGCAACACGGTAATTGGTGCCGGCGTGGGCGCGGCCGGCGGTGCTGCGTTGACGCACGGTAGTGCCGCAGGCACGCTGGGCGGTGCCGCCCTGGGCGGCGTGGTCGGTAACGTAATGACCGACGACCATCGCCGTTGA
- the gcvT gene encoding glycine cleavage system aminomethyltransferase GcvT — MTLQATPLNAIHRALGARMVDFGGWDMPVNYGSQIEEHNAVRTDAGMFDVSHMCVVDLSGPNTRAFLRGLLANNVDKLQTPGKALYSCMLDEKGGVIDDLIVYFFAEDRFRLVVNASTAVGDIDWIRARNDATGSGVTITPRREDVAPAGAQPLAIVAVQGPNARAKVWSTFPSTQSSDALKPFNAVVVQDPALGEVMVARTGYTGEDGFELVVPAASVAGLWEKLNAAGVRPAGLGARDTLRLEAGMNLYGQDMDISTSPLDAGLAWTVDLQSERDFTGKAALAAAGSRQQFLGLILRDKGGVLRAHQKVITAAGDGEITSGTFSPSLSQSIAFARLPQGVNVGDTVQVEIRDRKLNATVVKLPFVRNGKALVS; from the coding sequence ATGACGCTCCAGGCCACGCCCCTCAACGCCATCCACCGCGCCCTCGGCGCCCGCATGGTCGACTTCGGCGGCTGGGACATGCCGGTCAACTACGGCTCCCAGATCGAAGAACACAACGCCGTGCGCACCGACGCCGGCATGTTCGACGTCTCGCACATGTGCGTGGTCGACCTCAGCGGCCCCAATACCCGCGCCTTCCTGCGCGGCCTGCTGGCCAACAACGTCGACAAGCTGCAGACGCCGGGCAAGGCGCTGTACTCGTGCATGCTCGACGAAAAAGGCGGCGTGATCGACGACCTGATCGTCTATTTCTTTGCCGAGGACCGTTTCCGCCTGGTGGTCAACGCCAGCACCGCGGTCGGCGATATCGACTGGATCCGTGCGCGCAACGACGCCACCGGCAGCGGCGTGACCATCACCCCGCGCCGTGAAGATGTTGCGCCCGCGGGCGCGCAGCCGCTGGCGATCGTCGCGGTGCAGGGCCCTAACGCCCGCGCCAAGGTGTGGAGCACCTTCCCGTCGACCCAGTCTTCCGATGCGCTCAAGCCGTTCAACGCTGTCGTGGTGCAGGACCCCGCACTTGGCGAAGTCATGGTCGCGCGCACCGGCTACACCGGCGAAGACGGCTTCGAGCTGGTGGTGCCGGCGGCCAGCGTCGCCGGCCTGTGGGAAAAACTGAATGCCGCGGGCGTGCGCCCGGCCGGCCTGGGCGCGCGCGACACGCTGCGCCTGGAAGCCGGCATGAACCTGTATGGCCAGGACATGGATATCAGCACCTCGCCGCTGGACGCGGGCCTGGCCTGGACCGTCGACCTGCAGAGCGAGCGCGACTTCACCGGCAAGGCGGCACTGGCCGCGGCCGGCTCGCGCCAGCAATTCCTCGGCCTGATCCTGCGCGACAAAGGTGGCGTGCTGCGCGCCCACCAGAAGGTCATCACCGCCGCCGGTGACGGCGAAATCACCAGCGGCACCTTCAGCCCCTCGCTGTCGCAATCGATCGCGTTCGCGCGCCTGCCGCAGGGCGTGAACGTCGGCGACACCGTGCAGGTGGAGATCCGCGACCGCAAACTCAACGCGACTGTGGTTAAACTGCCGTTTGTGCGTAATGGCAAGGCACTCGTGAGCTAA